A DNA window from Hordeum vulgare subsp. vulgare chromosome 1H, MorexV3_pseudomolecules_assembly, whole genome shotgun sequence contains the following coding sequences:
- the LOC123412834 gene encoding ethylene-responsive transcription factor ERF038-like, whose product MDRRAACGGEAEGVHRRRPYKGVRRRQWGKWVSEIRVPGTRERLWLGSYASAEAAAVAHDAAVCLLRGGSGYGGLNFPGRAAAYGHVLPHGVQRLSPRSVQRVASDAGMAADAQLVELRERAPAPPGQETAPVAGIGAAQGGAGAGEPVAYGGTRSCSPGSEQLVYGELSVDDMEIVTMLQLV is encoded by the coding sequence ATGGATCGGCGGGCGGCCTGCGGCGGCGAAGCAGAGGGCGTTCACAGGCGGCGCCCGTACAAGGGCGTGAGGCGGCGGCAGTGGGGGAAGTGGGTGTCGGAGATCCGGGTGCCCGGGACGCGGGAGCGCCTCTGGCTCGGCTCCTACGCCTCCGCCGAGGCGGCCGCCGTCGCGCACGACgccgccgtctgcctcctccgcgGCGGCTCCGGCTACGGCGGCCTCAACTTCCCGGGCCGCGCGGCCGCCTACGGCCACGTCCTTCCCCATGGCGTCCAGCGGCTGTCGCCACGCTCGGTCCAGCGCGTGGCGTCCGACgccggcatggccgccgacgcgcAGCTTGTGGAGCTGCGTGAGCGTGCCCCCGCGCCGCCCGGCCAGGAGACGGCGCCGGTCGCTGGCATTGGCGCCGCGCAAGGTGGTGCGGGTGCCGGAGAGCCAGTGGCGTACGGTGGTACGAGGAGCTGCAGCCCCGGCAGCGAGCAGCTTGTCTATGGGGAGCTCAGTGTGGACGACATGGAGATCGTGACGATGTTGCAGTTAGTGTAG